From Populus trichocarpa isolate Nisqually-1 chromosome 19, P.trichocarpa_v4.1, whole genome shotgun sequence, a single genomic window includes:
- the LOC18107961 gene encoding disease resistance protein Roq1 translates to MTEPESSRSRPVGAYDVFLSFRGEDTRKTFTDHLYTALVQAGIHTFRDDDELPRGEEISDHLLRAIQESKISIVVFSKGYASSRWCLNELVEILKCKNRKTGQIVLPIFYDIDPSDVRKQTGSFAEPFDKHEERFEEKLVKEWRKALEEAGKLSGWNLNDMANGHEAKFIKEIIKDVLNKLDPKYLYVPEDLIGMHRLARNIFDFLSTATDDVRIVGIHGMPGIGKTTIAQVVFNQLCNGFEGSCFLSNINEASKQFNGLALLQEQLLYDILKQDVANINCVDRGKVLIKERLCRKRVLVVADDVAHQDQLNALMGERSWFGPGSRVIITTRDSNLLREADQTNRIEELEPDEALQLFSWHAFKDTKPAKDYIELSKKAVDYCGGLPLALNVIGALLYRKNRVTWESEIDNLSRIPNQDIQGKLLTSYHALDGELQRAFLDIACFFIGREKEYVAKQLGDRCGYNPEVVLETLHERSMIKVLGETVTMHDLLRDMGREVVRESSPKEPG, encoded by the exons ATGACAGAGCCAGAGTCTTCTCGCAGTAGACCGGTAGGGGCCTATGATGTcttcttgagttttagaggaGAAGATACTCGCAAGACATTTACAGATCATCTATATACTGCCTTAGTCCAAGCAGGAATCCACACTTTTCGAGATGATGATGAACTTCCTAGAGGAGAAGAAATCTCCGATCATCTCCTCAGGGCTATTCAAGAATCAAAGATATCCATAGTTGTCTTCTCAAAAGGATATGCTTCTTCTAGATGGTGTCTCAATGAACTTGTAGAGATTCTGAAGTGCAAAAATAGGAAAACCGGTCAGATTGTTCTTCCTATATTCTATGACATTGATCCTTCAGATGTGAGAAAACAGACTGGCAGTTTTGCAGAGCCATTTGATAAGCATGAAGAGCGTTTTGAAGAGAAGTTGGTGAAGGAGTGGAGAAAAGCTCTCGAGGAGGCTGGAAAGCTATCTGGATGGAATCTCAATGATATGGCAAATGG GCATGAAGCAAAATTTATTAAAGAGATTATCAAGGATGTGTTGAATAAATTAGATCCCAAGTACTTATATGTTCCTGAGGACCTCATAGGTATGCATCGGCTTGCTCGCAATATTTTTGACTTTCTAAGTACTGCAACAGATGATGTACGCATTGTGGGCATACATGGGATGCCAGGAATAGGAAAGACGACTATAGCACAAGTTGTATTTAATCAACTCTGCAATGGATTCGAGGGAAGCTGCTTTCTTTCGAATATCAATGaagcatcaaaacaattcaatggTCTGGCTCTTTTACAAGAGCAActtctttatgatattttaaaacaagatgTTGCAAACATCAATTGTGTCGATAGAGGAAAGGTTCTGATCAAAGAACGACTTTGTCGCAAAAGAGTTCTTGTTGTTGCTGATGATGTGGCTCATCAGGACCAGCTAAATGCTTTGATGGGAGAGCGAAGTTGGTTTGGTCCCGGAAGTAGAGTAATTATTACAACAAGAGATTCAAATCTTCTTCGTGAAGCAGATCAAACAAATCGGATCGAAGAATTGGAACCAGATGAGGCCCTTCAGCTTTTCAGCTGGCATGCCTTTAAGGACACCAAGCCAGCAAAAGATTATATTGAGCTTTCAAAGAAAGCAGTTGATTACTGTGGAGGACTTCCTTTAGCTCTTAACGTTATAGGAGCTCTTCTGTACAGGAAAAACAGAGTTACATGGGAAAGTGAAATTGACAACTTGAGCAGAATTCCAAACCAAGATATTCAAGGAAAGCTTCTAACAAGTTATCACGCACTTGATGGTGAACTACAAAGAGCATTCCTTGATATTGCATGCTTCTTTATTGGTAGAGAGAAAGAATACGTCGCAAAACAGCTAGGAGACCGTTGCGGTTACAATCCAGAAGTTGTTTTGGAAACTCTCCATGAAAGGTCTATGATTAAAGTATTGGGAGAGACGGTAACCATGCATGATCTATTACGAGACATGGGAAGGGAGGTCGTTCGTGAATCGTCTCCAAAAGAACCTGGATAG